In Candidatus Methanoperedens sp., the following are encoded in one genomic region:
- a CDS encoding 4Fe-4S binding protein — protein sequence MIDIIVDAEKCTGCGECIRVCPKGPRIYRIVEKNGKKIIEVADKSFCIGCTSCVMACKPKAIRLERGW from the coding sequence ATGATCGATATAATCGTTGATGCAGAAAAATGCACAGGATGCGGGGAGTGCATCAGAGTATGCCCGAAAGGTCCGAGGATATACAGGATTGTTGAGAAAAACGGGAAAAAGATAATTGAAGTTGCGGATAAGAGCTTCTGTATCGGGTGCACCAGCTGTGTGATGGCATGCAAGCCGAAGGCTATACGGCTGGAACGTGGCTGGTAA
- a CDS encoding methyltransferase, producing MKCPTCGGDCILPAPKVLDEILGMYMACSSCPPDPKLSKGAPFHEKMDSSSGRCRKCGKRHLDFVIGNVLTILKENGIFPEEASLKEVGTPLIAFGFPIPYPPRLGNKSLVLIMDSVTEEAAGEIVEHVPEVKGVIKRKGLQSQSVGILDTDSTPHTYELLAGCDMRCDVVTSSFGELCIYKNQSKIHIEFNNTKIEKIEQLYLQGEFDNACIVDGFCGPGTLGLLGVLAGAKKVILNDAWLPALRNAILNIRANCDILGVKIEFEEQDYNKLIGDEPVLLAKAGGRAEVMVYHGDVRKLDSVVKECDVCLIDTFPSVNPEEFISLCRDIARRVVVI from the coding sequence ATGAAATGCCCCACATGCGGCGGGGACTGCATACTTCCTGCGCCCAAAGTACTGGATGAGATACTGGGGATGTACATGGCGTGCAGTTCATGCCCGCCAGACCCGAAACTCAGCAAAGGCGCTCCATTTCATGAAAAGATGGACAGCAGCTCCGGCAGGTGCAGGAAATGCGGCAAGCGGCATCTGGATTTCGTCATCGGGAATGTCCTGACTATTCTGAAAGAGAACGGGATTTTTCCGGAGGAGGCCTCGCTTAAAGAAGTAGGAACCCCCCTCATCGCCTTTGGTTTTCCTATACCCTACCCTCCAAGGCTCGGCAACAAAAGCCTTGTTCTTATCATGGACTCGGTGACAGAGGAAGCGGCAGGGGAAATAGTCGAGCATGTGCCTGAGGTAAAAGGAGTGATTAAAAGAAAAGGCTTGCAATCGCAGAGCGTAGGAATACTGGATACAGACAGCACACCCCACACATACGAATTGCTTGCGGGGTGCGATATGCGCTGCGATGTTGTTACCTCATCGTTCGGGGAGCTGTGCATCTATAAGAACCAGTCGAAAATACACATCGAGTTCAATAACACGAAGATAGAAAAAATCGAGCAGTTATATCTCCAGGGGGAATTCGATAATGCCTGCATAGTGGATGGCTTTTGCGGTCCTGGAACGCTCGGACTCCTGGGTGTTCTTGCAGGCGCAAAAAAGGTTATACTCAACGATGCCTGGCTTCCAGCACTGCGGAATGCAATTTTGAACATCAGGGCGAATTGCGATATTCTCGGAGTAAAAATTGAATTTGAAGAGCAGGATTACAACAAACTCATTGGAGATGAGCCTGTCCTGCTGGCAAAAGCAGGCGGCAGGGCAGAAGTCATGGTATACCACGGTGATGTCAGAAAACTTGACAGCGTTGTAAAAGAATGCGATGTTTGTTTGATAGATACCTTTCCCTCAGTAAATCCGGAAGAATTCATATCGCTGTGCAGGGATATTGCCAGAAGAGTGGTTGTGATTTAG